The sequence below is a genomic window from Amphiprion ocellaris isolate individual 3 ecotype Okinawa unplaced genomic scaffold, ASM2253959v1 Aocel_unscaffolded302, whole genome shotgun sequence.
actttagtgtttgggttgtgctagtttggtttttgtatggtttcatttggacgactatcttgaggcccctccgtgtggtttagtgaggttttctggaacagttctacaaagcaacctgcagcagaagagactttgagagtttttaggaagttctggaggccAGACTTtatagcagcagaaacatttgtcagcagtttgagcaggagaaggtgagcttcagagtagaaatgagacagaaaccttcttgacccgtatggtgaggtcctgtaccaagagtttgagcaggttgtgaagagtctgtagttctttggtctgaaagcacaagaagagtcgactcattaaaggagaaaacaggagatattgttggttcttctgtcgctctgcagtttccagtttccttagactgaatatcaagtttatattttaaatgatttcccatgtgagcccaagaagacttcaataaactccctccatcccctggacacaacacattttattacgatgttcttttttgtttgtatgtttttgagttttactcatagttttagcatagttttttctctttgcttgtttagttttattatctgtgtgaaaggtgctaaacaaataaagttgaattgataaactgaataattgactaactcatgattgtgacaacagaagtattttcattgtgatttaagggtttgtttcatttttaaggttggggttaaaatcttgacagaaaaaacagattaaagaaataaactacagtaaaaagcaattaaatcaaaggaaaaaacatttaatataataaaactttaaaaaagaaaattaaacattaaatacaattaaattatattagacaaaatatttaattagataatttaacggaagatacaaagcatgtaactatgaaattaaacaaaaaattttaaacaaaaatattaaacattaaagatgaaatattttagataattaaacatttaaaaaatacaattaaacaagaatattacacatttggaaaaatacaaaacattagattattaaacctttaaaagtcaaaacatttaattaaaaactaaatgtttaattagaaaaattaaatcttaggacaataaaactttaaataggaattaaactgaaaatacaatgaagcattaaaaaagaaaattaaacattaaaaggtggtagaacatttaaaaagaaaaaccttaaagatttaatcaaaaaattaaacattgggaaagacaaggaaatttttcaaacaagctgataaaacatttgaaaaaacaacaattaaacattaaaaagacaaaacatttctaaatgttttctagtctgaaatgaaaacatcaagttgtttctttaaacatttcctctttctttgttcttggtttgattgtggacagatttactaagaactcatttcagaaaactgatttccagataaagtctactagaggttgaaggcatttatcaaactaatgttaccttctgatctccacaaactttactattcagtgaaaagaatcaaagtttgttcaggatttctaaaaaacccacaggtgaaggtctgagaagaactcagatggatggtctaaatatgaaatcaagactcatggtcacaagttttaaggcttctgttaaccagaaagttcaaactaacagagaagtactgagaaacttttaaaacttcagtactcagactgtctgaaggttcaaaataacagagaactgctcaagaacttttaggttttcagtcctcagactgtcgaaaggttcaaacgtacagagaactactcaggagcttagaagatatcagtccttggactgtctgaaagttaaatctaccagagaactactgtgggacttagaaaatttcagccctcagactgtctgaaagctcaggtcctgaggactcgggaggtgtggaggctttggaaagtcttggaactgagggttcaaccctccagcacaaaggctgaagtccaacctcctgagaaaaacggtcgagtcgagactcgagttaaaaaaaaactcgaaaacgacaaaaaatagatgataaatgcgcaaaaaaaagaagaattagtatctgagcgaatagctcaggggataagaagagtgactaccCACTggaaggtcgctggttcaagacccaccaccggcctttttctttctttgtctttgtcaggattttgagaaaatttaagaagggtctggtcttgaaccagcgacctgcagctccataggcaaatccttaactcactgagctacagatcagataaaaagaaataaattcgtcgtccctttggcatcgtagtttccaagtgaccacacgggtggagccaaggcggagtctgggtggagtcagggtggagagtaggcggggaggtgggtggcggcctcccccctctactcccccaccgcccaccacaccttcccccgcccgacgagttcttcgagtctccacgagttcttcgagtctcgacaggttttcccgagtttcttgagtttccacgaggtcggaggcagaacaagttgtcatgaagtggtgttgaagtcggccaggatggactgactttttacagcgactagaaggaagacgactagaagagcaggtcttaaACCACCATCGatgaaatccatggagttgctcCACACAAATGAAgagaggtcaacttttatcaacctccatccagatgttcaacttgatatctttacttggagatttttagcaccacaaacctttagtatcacacattattatcctttattaggactctcatggaatccaccagcagatttagtttttgttgagaaactttattcttgtcttcgtgggactgcagtatttaaaactgttccttctatttgacctcatgtttattagttttagtggagaaagtttgaattgtcaattagtctcttaaaaaccaaataataaattggattagtcaagaggtttaaatttcttactttgtcatattttaaatatgacaaaaaaatatgaaaataaagcatcttgagacaatttgacctgtaattggcattatctaaataaaattgaattaaaattgtatatatctagtaatgttggagtaattcagccatatatgttggaaaacacattttcttttgtccattaatctgtcattttctccagtaattcatttcttgtttttgtttataaaatgtcaagcccaaatatattcagtttactgtcataaaaaacaaaaagatttacattcattatgcaggaatcaggcagtttttcacgttttatcttagtttagtcagaaagatagttgataatgtgtgaattgttgcagcttgtgaggtgttgaaggttttaatctttggcgccgagtgtcaaaaaacatttagaaaccaacatcaacaaagcactcaacaaagatttgaacatcattaaagggaaatccaacttttgcatgacaatgtctaattaaaggacatttatttccaatgtaaatgtgtgatattcatcctctggagctttctcttcacatcgtcttccacttggactggtttggtcgggagcatgtgcaacaaacatttgaaaaactgcactttaacatcaatgaatgacactgaagtttaatctctacataaatgagactgagtctggatgtgctgctctgtcattaactcctaagtttagggaaagttcaaacaaaagaggacagttcagataagacttgagaatgagcttattttgaacaaacatctcagactttctgagcttcagcacctctagcaagatattttaacaacaagcaactcaagagatccagaagttggagagagttagctttagctgagccaaagaacatgtgggacgctaacctagcaaacatttcagacttttctctgtgaattctgagaaataatttactatttaatgacaaagctacacatcttaactcagtctcattaaaacagactctaattcagtgtcatccatccatattaaagtgcagttacccaaaatgtttgttgcatgagctccaacaaaacctgtccaggtagaaggccactttgacaaacaggaagtggaagattccaagcagatttatagaagggggaactggactgtactaagtgtggtcgagtatagaggggtgttttgtgggtttttaaggctgataatgattattagtgagacatttggagtagatgttcacttgcagtaaatgaaagtatttaaaatcttggagttaaacttagaacacaaactctaacagaaaactttgttgatacgttttcattttgtttacagatgctaaaggagttttattcctgacgtataaccaatcaaatcactccagaagacagagcgaccacaggtagataaaggttcagagccaaagtagcaccatttttaaatgtattcattaccataaatcagtaaaaaataaaatactgataatcagtaaatcagtcagcccacaattactacaattctacaatgtatgtctctttcctttgacttgttatttgtacaatatacgatgtatatgatggcgttttttcatcccaaaggctatactatgatgttttctaagagacatacgatgctactctgtttgttctggctctgggctgctgcactcctcctctgttgttttctggattgtactcagctgcatgccttcgtccacccggcctccgttgactcgtcccacctgccgtctctggagctgatgcTGGAccggaacagaccaaagtacagtccaatcacgatgccagctgcctctcaaaaggctccttcatctggcaggtggtggaacttcttctgaggggaagctgagctggcccggcagaactttggagatgtgctccagtggttggtggatgtgtggggagatagagagggacctttgaattgttcagaaaggaaaacagggaacccattggtagttttagtttagggtgctactgcggtgtgttttggggttttaagaggtgaacaggaagagtatgttttcgtattgattatcttttactttgttcctggttggaatgcccatcaatgtcaacatgaagttcacttttagttctgtttatttatttttattttactaacacccatttgtttttaaccccctcacatgttgtgttgttgtaaacttactctttcaaataaattctcatctaaccctctggaaaccagcgtttggactgtttttgtgttgctcctcatctactgacagctgtggactaaaggctatactgtgacgtttttagagcgacatgctatactatgatgtttgttgggcgacacgctatactataggcttttttaattgacatattactgtgacattttttttgttttagtttttgttttttttggcaacatataagaattcgaacagttttaaaagttactatacttttacttgtgcaatgaaattattattctatggcattttttagatgacatattatactctgatgttttcttgaattacatactattttgacaatatactgcactatgacattttttgaaccatatatcatacatgacaattttaggcaacatcctatcattttgcgctttttgaaccacataataatctatgttttgtttttttttcttgccaacatgctttactatgaactacaggccatactatgttattcttgagtaaagcatactatactttgacattttctgaactacatcctatactatggcgttatacacagtgctttggttacatgttgatttataatctagatttttttctgttttgttttttgacgggattaccacagacctgaccgtgaacaccgttgacacccacctcagggagacgctgcctaagatctcaaggctgcttggtcgtggtctttctggcacgtactcttccaagatgagccgggaagtttaacactgatggaatgacaccaggtctaagccgacaaacttccaattcctcctcaacccatagtctctgggaaacctacatggagtaagaaaagtagacagagaagtaattaagtctgtacacaacatattaaaaagaaatcatgctaataaattaagtacaataTACTGGataccagagctatttaatttgataagtataaccttgtttagtaacatttcaattatttgagagcagtcctaaagaactgcctgtaatcccaatcataaaatgggtttggaggaagaacatagatggtaatctggatatatatgagttaggctttataactactattggtagtattggtggtagtaatagcaatgtgactactactagtagtcgTGCTAGTACACAGAACTAcagctgctgatactggcactgctactacaacttataatactattacaaatgctgatactacttctatgactctaacagctattttatactactactgcttgtacaactatactacagctactattaatcgtctggtatttgcttgtcaagctgctagctcgccttagcgttttgctagtggctaactagttagctctcatagactggaagctctcaacaagatttcataatgaaaaaagagccaaaaactattcttacctatgaaaagtcattccaagtttccttgtctcaatcatACGaggtagtgtgtaattgtatgcagcacagtgagccggcatacttgtttccgttttcacgccgtctacatcaacggaatgcactgaaactttgcccccactagcttagcctcgctatAGCACgtagctcaaaggggcgtgtcctatctactcattcatatctatgagaacaacggtagctgcacataaggaaGCCTGActttgattagctgcgtaaataccattatatacagtctatggtaaatacgtatgtgaatcgcatcattggctgcagcagccagtcaccggtcactcactgactcacattgaaaaatagcacagaatgaattgttacgtgtttattttatttacaatttaggttggattttttttttgtgtgtgtgcgcagcgcagatctgtgcgcggagaccgtgtcagcagtgcgcaattgcgcacgcgcgaagcttagagggaacagtggttacTACCATCATTCAGAGGTTAAAGTGGAACGATGAGGCTCACGTATGGCAGCTATGATTTGACATCATATCCTGCCCAAAGACTGATTATTACATCTCTGCTgatgaaaaaggaaaatgtatatttaaacaGGAACAATCAAACTGCAAATGAACCACAACAAAACTCACAAAGAAGAATCTTTATTTGATATGAAACTGATTCTCTGCAGCATTGATATGTATATTTACAACCTCTTACCCCACACGTCTGTTCTGTACATTCAAAACGTTTATTTTTGAGGAAAGAGTTCTATGTACCTTTGTGTTTTTGGGCTGTGTTTGTAGTCAGCTGAGAACCAGCTGGGTGGAGATAATTGTCTGAGGAACTTTTGGATGCTGCCACATTGGCTGGAACTCCCTGGTGTTCAAAAATGTTCCAATAATGTAACACCTTGGCACTGATCGTGGTGTCCTGTGTGGAAAACTCCACCCAGCTGACCGAAACAGAGGCATACTACATGTactttgtaaagtaaaaaacgTCTCCTCAGAAACACGGGGAAGGCACTGCAGTGATGTAGCATCTAACGGGTTGCAGTTAGGAGTACTGAGCTGTGAAAAAGTACGCCTAAGTACTGACTAAGCATCAGATCTTGTGGTATTGTCATTCCTTCTGTACTTCAGAACCAACTAGGGAGGTGTTATGTGTGTTGGCAAATTTGAGTTTGCCCATTTTCTCAACATCTACACAGATTGGAAACATTAACTTATAGTAATACATGTACACGCAGAGAAAAATGTTCTGCTTTAATTTAAATCCAGCAAGAGGGAATACACGTTGATATATGATATTTATATTCTAGTATTAATATTATCTATTAACCACTACAAAATTGCTTAAAGTAGATATAAACAGTTCAGAAAAAAGCGCATTATCGCATTAGGTTTGACCTATGTTGTAACTATATCTCAAATTCAGCCCTTAGGACATTTTCCCTGgagtgttttgtgatttttttttataaacgtttgcatattttttactgaaaaaagcAAAGGTTTAACAAAAGCATGGAATGATTGAGGTGCTTGGTGCTTCCCTGCACCCAGCAGTGAACCCTTATTTGGTGGAAGCTCCGATTATTTGCAACAGGAACAGGAAGATCTGGACTATATCAACGTAGATGGAGAGCGCGGCGAACACGTACTCCTCCTCGCTGATGgagtgtttcctgtttcctaTCAGTAGCTGCGTGTGATATGCCAGGAACTgcatgaagaaaacagaaaaaattagaGATATCACAGCAAATAAGGGCAACTGTAAAAAGGTTAAAGGAGAATTATGCACCATAGTAAAGGCGATGGCTCCTAAAGCGGCATAAAGCATGTGAAGCCACAGCATCTGCAACAAAACACAGTCATTAGGAAACATGGAAAGCTTTCAGGAAAAGAACTTTGTTGTTCACATGGGCTCTGACTCACATATTTGAAGGAGAGCACAATGGCTGTAATGATGCCAGTCACAAACATTACGATCCCAAGGACACAGAACAGACCCTGGCACTTGGTGAAGTCGACCTAGACGGAGAAATCACCAACAGGCGTGTTGGAACAAGTGTGGCTGAACAAACACCctgtggacattagaagttgATTAGcagttacacaaacacacacacacacacactcttgtaCCTTTGTCTGGAAGCAGAAGACGGTGACGGCGATGCAGACGACGGCGGTGATGCCCAGAGCGAGAAACACTGCTTTAGTGTCGTAGTAACTACAACGAAAAAGCCGCAAGAAAGTTAATAATGAGGACAGTTATTTATCTGGAcaatgcaagtttttctttttaatgctgtttttttttaatttacctgGAGATGGATCCGGTCATGTAGGACAAAGCCAgagtctgttaaaaaaaaaaaaaaaaaaaaatctttaaaaaatttgtggtccgcagcagtggatttgtagtaggattaaAACCCATAACGTATCAAAATCGTTGTGCAAACAGTGTTTTAGTCACATGTGGTGACTCACTGCTCTGGTACTAAGTGAACTGTGTAgcactaatccatcaaaaccagGATCTAAAGGAAACTGTCTCAAACAAAGTTGGACTATTTAAGTGTAAGAATAGATTTGGTTCAATTCCAAGAAACTGTCAGTAATTATATGCCTTTATTTCCCGAGTGAAAAGTCAAACTGCAAGGACTTACGAAGACGGACAGCAGAATGACGTTCCACGGAAACTTCCTCCTACAATAAAAGCAGAGGCAGAAGAAGcattcagatcctttacttaagTGAAACTATCAGTACAGAAAAGTAAATATACTCCATTACAAATGGAAGAATCATTACATGAGTGTTGGCAGCAAAACATAATTAAAGTATTTAAGCAAAAGTATTGATTTGGTTCCTCTGACTGATATACTATCATATATGTCATCATTACattattaatagtgaagcatcagAGTGTCAGAAGCATAAATCTGAGGGGTTGTTAATGTAAATGTAATCCGACTACACACTGCTGTTTGTAAGACCCCAAAAAGGTTTGGAATCACTGGCTTCATCCaaattttctttgtaaaatcAAGCAAACACACTCACCGGGGGCCCTTACAGCAGACCAGCACAAGGTGGGTGATGAAATATACTGCactaaaatgggggaaaaaacatgCAGACATTCATGTATTAACATTTGCAAAGTTTGATTTCTGATTCTTATGTGAGCACATCAAAGAGTGATACTTACTATGACACCCAGTACACCGCCTGGTTTCGCTGTACAAAACTCCTGACAGGTTGGCTGTGACAAACAGACACAGTTAAAATAGACACAGACGCATcgacaaacaaccacacaaaacacacactcaggatACTCACACAAATGTGAAAACGGCCACGATGGCTGTTGTGACGAGGAGCTGAGACGCCAGAATCAAATACACCTGAAAAACATCATACATAGGTAATTAGAAGATGCCAAACCAGCCCAGGTCGTCTCTCATTTATGTTGTTCTTCATTCTgtacggcaccaaaaaatacgaACATTTTACTAGACAATGGCAAGAAAAAGTAAAGGATTCGCAGCATCAACCTGCAGTGTCGGTGTATCGCTAATGCTGAAGGTGGATTTGAGCAGcggagaggagaaaaaacacaatctgtAACCCATCGCTGGTCATAATCAAATACCAacatctctcacacacagatgcacattaAATCAACAGAAACCAAATTCAAAATCAGAGTTCCAATGAAAACCGAATCAAATGctcataaatttaaataatcgCTGACTTGTTTGCGTGttgctggcaggtttgaaaagcatgtgaTTTCAAAAAGTACACCTTTTATTAaagccagaaactataaaaacaggaagaataattacatttttaactttctaaCACAGACCTTCAACTATTCATCTGAAATGTAACCAAACTTAACCTCAAAATCATGatgtttctttaaatatttcattttaaaaaatgccaaaaatgaaccatttgcttgaaccagattctgtaacaaacaaaaaaattctgtgctccttgttgcaactgtgaagcatttagtgactcagctgtgaccaatagtcatgtgacaaaaaaatccaaaaatgttgtacattgATTACAGGTTTCTTtagatttttgtaaaacaaattatcaaacttttttttttgccattgcCACATTATTatattgcacaaaaaacatttttaagttctctcCCTTTGTAGCCACAATTGTGTTGTTTCCgtagaggttcaggactttatattgcagcaaaaaatgagcccacagtgaataaataataaatgtgacagaagcaaaaactgtccagaaactACTTGGGACTGACATAGTTAAGGAGGATGAAGGTAGAGGAGGGATATTCCACACAAACTGTGATTTAACTTTCACTGGCTCCACCTCAAACCTATAATTCCACGTCTGTCTGAGCAGGTCAAAGAGGTGTTTCAACCATCTTATCCAACC
It includes:
- the LOC111571309 gene encoding protein lifeguard 3; the protein is MSRSDYPPGYHESPGPMYGPQGGNYPPPPAYGFPSFGGPQPGQPAAPYPTGPNTPLFPGQPGGYPPGPYPGQPHHGGPPGAGYPNPPPMPPIIPPTIPSDALSSGDEFAARGSNWDSLSIRHAFIRKVYLILASQLLVTTAIVAVFTFVQPVRSFVQRNQAVYWVSYAVYFITHLVLVCCKGPRRKFPWNVILLSVFTLALSYMTGSISSYYDTKAVFLALGITAVVCIAVTVFCFQTKVDFTKCQGLFCVLGIVMFVTGIITAIVLSFKYMLWLHMLYAALGAIAFTMFLAYHTQLLIGNRKHSISEEEYVFAALSIYVDIVQIFLFLLQIIGASTK